A section of the Pseudovibrio sp. M1P-2-3 genome encodes:
- a CDS encoding valine--tRNA ligase: protein MLDKTYEAGSVEPRIYETWEKAGAFKAGAGAVDGAATYSIVIPPPNVTGSLHMGHALNNTLQDILVRYQRMRGRDVLWQPGMDHAGIATQMVVERQMAADGGNIGRRDIGREAFVERVWKWKNESGGMIFNQLKRLGASCDWSRERFTMDEGLSKAVLEVFVSLHKEGLIYKDKRLVNWDPKLLTAISDLEVEQFETKGKMWHFRYPLADGVTFDYPVEFDEDGKPTAFEKRDYIVIATTRPETMLGDTAVIVHPDDERFASLQGKEIILPLVGRRIPIIADDYVEMDTGTGAMKVTPAHDFNDFDIGKRHNLRMISIMDREANIILDENVDFLEGLSETDELKTTIKSVHGMERFKARKLIVSALEEKGLLDEIVDHAHMVPHGDRGGVPIEPMLTDQWYVDAKTMAKPALESVREGRTKFVPSNWDKTYYEWMENIQPWCVSRQLWWGHRIPAWYGPEGKIFVEKSEEDAIAAAKAFYGKPVEVLETNDAIARHDAGEDASIALYRDEDVLDTWFSSALWPFSTLGWPDKTPELARYYPTSVLVTGFDIIFFWVARMMMMGKHYMKTEPFDTVYIHALVRDEKGAKMSKSKGNVIDPLALVEEYGADALRFTLAAMAAQGRDIKLATSRVAGYRNFATKLWNACRFAEMNECHRVEGFDPAHAKQTVNRWIVTEMSRSVREVSEAIDTYRFNDAAGGAYRFVWNTFCDWYLELAKPIFNGDDEEAKRETRATAAWVRDEILKLLHPFMPFITEELWSRTVEGDGVTKRDNILALSRWPEPIGEDAAAAEEINWLLEMISQIRSVRSEMNVPAGARVPVVLTGASELTKQRLAIHEAAIMKNARAESVAVADEAPQGSAQIVVGEATVCLPLAGVIDLSAEKARLEKDLGKIEAELTKISKKLENPRFVEKAPADVVAGEKEKVIELTERKGKVGEALARLAALG, encoded by the coding sequence ATGCTGGACAAGACATATGAGGCGGGCTCTGTTGAACCGCGGATTTACGAGACATGGGAAAAAGCCGGAGCATTTAAGGCTGGTGCAGGCGCTGTAGACGGCGCTGCTACTTATTCCATCGTGATTCCGCCCCCCAACGTGACAGGCTCTCTTCATATGGGCCATGCGCTGAACAACACTTTGCAAGACATTCTGGTTCGCTACCAGCGTATGCGCGGGCGCGATGTTCTCTGGCAGCCGGGTATGGACCACGCGGGTATTGCAACCCAGATGGTTGTTGAGCGCCAGATGGCCGCTGACGGCGGTAATATCGGTCGGCGTGATATTGGCCGTGAAGCCTTTGTTGAACGCGTGTGGAAGTGGAAGAACGAATCCGGTGGGATGATTTTCAACCAGCTCAAACGCCTTGGCGCCTCTTGTGACTGGTCCCGCGAACGCTTCACCATGGATGAAGGGCTCTCCAAAGCCGTTCTTGAGGTCTTTGTTTCCCTGCATAAAGAAGGCTTGATCTATAAAGACAAGCGCTTAGTGAACTGGGATCCGAAATTGCTCACCGCTATTTCCGATTTGGAAGTTGAACAGTTTGAAACCAAAGGCAAGATGTGGCACTTCCGCTATCCACTGGCTGATGGTGTGACCTTTGACTATCCGGTGGAGTTTGACGAAGACGGTAAGCCAACCGCCTTTGAAAAGCGCGACTACATTGTCATCGCCACCACACGCCCGGAGACCATGCTGGGTGATACGGCTGTTATCGTTCACCCTGATGATGAGCGCTTTGCCTCTCTTCAGGGCAAAGAAATCATTTTGCCGCTGGTTGGCCGCCGTATCCCGATCATTGCTGATGATTATGTGGAAATGGACACCGGTACCGGTGCCATGAAAGTTACACCTGCTCACGATTTCAACGATTTTGATATCGGCAAGCGTCATAACCTGCGTATGATTTCGATCATGGATCGGGAAGCCAATATCATTCTGGATGAGAATGTCGATTTCCTTGAGGGGCTTTCTGAAACTGACGAACTGAAGACAACCATCAAATCTGTTCACGGTATGGAGCGCTTTAAGGCGCGTAAGCTGATTGTTTCCGCACTGGAAGAAAAAGGCTTGCTGGACGAGATTGTCGATCACGCCCACATGGTGCCTCATGGGGACCGGGGCGGCGTTCCAATCGAGCCTATGCTCACCGACCAGTGGTATGTGGATGCCAAAACAATGGCAAAGCCTGCTCTTGAGTCTGTGCGTGAAGGGCGTACCAAGTTCGTGCCAAGTAACTGGGATAAGACCTACTATGAGTGGATGGAAAACATCCAGCCGTGGTGTGTGTCCCGTCAGCTGTGGTGGGGACATCGCATCCCTGCATGGTATGGCCCGGAAGGTAAGATCTTCGTTGAAAAGAGCGAAGAAGATGCTATCGCTGCGGCTAAGGCCTTCTATGGCAAGCCTGTAGAGGTTCTGGAGACCAACGATGCCATCGCCCGCCATGATGCTGGTGAAGACGCATCTATTGCCCTTTACCGCGATGAAGACGTGCTGGACACATGGTTCTCATCTGCCCTGTGGCCATTCTCTACGCTCGGTTGGCCGGATAAGACACCCGAACTTGCACGTTACTATCCAACTTCTGTTCTCGTAACCGGCTTTGACATCATCTTCTTCTGGGTTGCCCGCATGATGATGATGGGCAAGCACTACATGAAGACGGAACCGTTTGATACGGTTTACATCCACGCCCTTGTTCGCGATGAAAAGGGTGCCAAGATGTCCAAGTCAAAGGGCAATGTGATTGACCCGCTGGCTTTGGTTGAAGAATACGGCGCCGACGCGCTGCGCTTCACACTCGCGGCAATGGCGGCTCAAGGCCGTGATATCAAACTGGCAACCTCTCGTGTTGCGGGCTACCGTAACTTCGCGACAAAGCTCTGGAATGCTTGCCGCTTTGCCGAGATGAACGAGTGTCACCGTGTGGAAGGATTTGATCCCGCCCATGCAAAACAGACTGTAAACCGCTGGATCGTGACGGAGATGAGCCGCTCTGTGCGCGAAGTTTCCGAAGCTATTGATACTTACCGCTTTAATGATGCGGCAGGCGGTGCCTATCGCTTTGTCTGGAATACCTTCTGTGACTGGTATCTGGAGCTGGCCAAACCGATCTTTAATGGAGATGATGAGGAAGCAAAGCGTGAAACCCGTGCGACTGCTGCTTGGGTTCGCGATGAAATTCTCAAACTTCTGCATCCTTTCATGCCGTTCATTACTGAAGAGCTGTGGTCGCGCACTGTTGAAGGCGATGGCGTAACCAAGCGCGACAACATCCTTGCGCTGTCCCGCTGGCCGGAGCCAATTGGTGAAGACGCGGCGGCAGCTGAAGAAATCAACTGGCTTTTGGAAATGATCTCCCAGATCCGTTCCGTACGCTCTGAAATGAATGTTCCAGCCGGTGCGCGTGTGCCTGTAGTGCTGACAGGGGCTTCAGAGCTTACCAAGCAGCGTCTGGCAATTCACGAAGCTGCGATCATGAAAAATGCTCGCGCAGAATCTGTGGCGGTTGCAGATGAAGCACCACAGGGCTCGGCGCAGATCGTTGTGGGTGAAGCAACCGTGTGCTTGCCACTTGCCGGTGTCATCGATCTATCCGCAGAAAAAGCCCGTCTTGAAAAAGACCTTGGCAAAATTGAAGCGGAATTAACCAAGATCAGCAAAAAGCTCGAGAACCCACGCTTCGTGGAAAAAGCTCCAGCAGACGTTGTTGCGGGTGAAAAAGAAAAAGTCATCGAACTGACCGAGCGTAAGGGCAAGGTTGGTGAAGCCTTGGCCCGTTTGGCGGCATTGGGTTGA
- a CDS encoding TolC family outer membrane protein, translating to MVLSGGGSASALSINEALSLTYQNNPSLNAARAQLRSYDENVPQALSGWRPTLYGSASIGHIHRKVNFNDLPRSTNLSQSYNDYTVAAQLTQTIFRGFQTVNSTRQAEAIVLAQREELKATEQSTLLNAVTAYMDVIRDTALVSLYRSDLRFQDENLRATKDRFAVGEGTRTDVAQSEAGRASSESSLNQALAQLNASRAFFVQVVGEDPKRLSANTNVASLLPKTVSSVVSVGQKEHPSIRAALHTVDAALFAVKSTEGQLLPELSLEGNLSYNKNTIPASASGNGGSETRTASVYGRLTVPIYQAGYVSSTVRQAKEDLGQTQILVDVARDEIRARAISAWGSLNSAIASISAAEVEVAAARLALEGVIEEQRVGQRTTLDVLDSQSDLVDARVTLVTAQRNKVVAAYTLLSSVGHLTYDQLNLTGPRYDASEHYNQVRDKWLGLRTPDGR from the coding sequence TCGCAGCTATGATGAAAACGTACCGCAGGCTCTTTCTGGCTGGCGGCCAACATTGTATGGATCTGCAAGTATTGGGCATATCCATCGTAAAGTTAATTTCAATGACCTCCCGCGTAGCACTAATCTATCGCAGTCATATAATGACTACACGGTTGCGGCCCAGCTAACGCAAACGATTTTTCGTGGTTTCCAGACGGTGAACTCCACTCGCCAAGCCGAGGCAATTGTGTTGGCTCAGCGGGAAGAATTGAAAGCGACGGAGCAGTCTACGCTGCTGAATGCGGTTACGGCCTACATGGATGTGATCCGCGATACAGCTCTTGTTTCCCTTTACCGCAGCGATTTGCGCTTTCAGGACGAAAACCTGAGGGCAACAAAGGACCGCTTTGCTGTGGGTGAAGGCACTAGAACCGATGTGGCACAGTCCGAAGCTGGCCGCGCCAGTTCTGAATCTTCCCTCAATCAGGCTTTGGCGCAGCTTAATGCCAGCCGAGCCTTTTTTGTTCAGGTTGTTGGAGAAGATCCTAAAAGGTTGAGTGCGAACACCAATGTGGCTTCGCTTTTGCCGAAGACCGTTTCTTCGGTTGTGTCTGTCGGGCAAAAGGAACATCCCTCCATTCGGGCTGCTTTGCATACAGTGGATGCCGCGCTTTTCGCAGTGAAATCCACAGAAGGACAGTTGCTTCCCGAGTTGTCTTTGGAAGGAAACCTCTCCTACAATAAAAATACCATTCCAGCGAGCGCTAGCGGAAACGGCGGATCGGAAACCAGAACAGCTTCTGTTTATGGCCGTCTCACCGTTCCTATTTATCAGGCTGGTTATGTATCCTCCACCGTGCGGCAGGCTAAAGAAGATTTGGGTCAGACGCAGATCCTTGTGGATGTGGCGCGTGATGAAATTCGCGCAAGGGCGATCTCTGCATGGGGCTCCCTGAATTCGGCGATAGCGTCTATCTCGGCAGCTGAAGTGGAAGTTGCAGCAGCCCGGCTGGCGCTGGAAGGCGTGATTGAAGAGCAACGGGTTGGTCAGCGCACCACATTGGATGTGCTGGATTCTCAAAGTGATCTTGTTGATGCGCGCGTAACACTGGTGACAGCTCAGCGTAACAAAGTTGTCGCCGCTTACACTCTGCTCTCCTCTGTTGGGCATTTGACCTACGATCAGCTTAACTTGACTGGTCCGCGCTACGATGCTTCTGAGCATTACAATCAAGTTCGCGATAAATGGCTGGGTTTACGCACTCCTGATGGACGCTAG